A portion of the Sus scrofa isolate TJ Tabasco breed Duroc chromosome 5, Sscrofa11.1, whole genome shotgun sequence genome contains these proteins:
- the TAS2R42 gene encoding taste receptor type 2 member 42: MFPMLNTIFLILSVVEFIIGALGNAFIGLVNCSECIKNQKISLVNFILTSLAISNVSQLLVALLDSFIMGLPPCLLLTNKLAKPITLLWRITNHLITWLSTCLSIFYFLKIAHFSHCLFLWLKRRMNKVIPGILVFSSVFLVFDFLLLETFNDLFQNIASESNLTLDKNLYFKSLSLLSLTFFFPVILSLMSLLFLFLSLVKHTRNLKLNFVCSRDLSTQAHKTAMKMVMSVFLLIMVHFFSVQLVNWLLFVYSDNEFIKFLMLAVYVFPSGHSFILILGSNKLRQRALKVLRHQKALKRENPLPLQIRFQESFQR; encoded by the coding sequence ATGTTCCCTATGTTGAATACAATCTTTCTGATACTGTCAGTAGTGGAATTCATAATTGGAGCGTTGGGCAATGCATTCATTGGACTGGTAAACTGCTCTGAATGTATCAAGAATCAAAAGATCTCTTTAGTTAACTTCATCCTCACCAGCTTGGCTATCTCCAATGTCAGTCAACTGTTGGTGGCTTTGTTGGACTCATTTATAATGGGACTACCTCCATGTTTATTGCTCACTAACAAACTAGCAAAACCTATTACTTTGCTTTGGAGAATAACTAATCACTTGATTACCTGGCTTTCCACCTGCTTAAGCATTTTCTACTTCCTTAAGATAGCTCACTTCTCCCACTGCCTTTTCCTCTGGCTGAAGCGGAGAATGAACAAAGTCATTCCTGGGATACTTGTATTTTCTTCGGTCTTTCTGGTTTTTGACTTTCTACTGCTAGAAACATTTAATGATCTTTTCCAGAATATAGCATCTGAAAGTAATCTGACTTTAgataaaaatctctattttaaaagCCTGAGTCTCCTTAGCTTgacctttttctttcctgttattCTGTCCCTGATgtcattgctttttttgtttctgtcctTGGTGAAACACACAAGAAATTTGAAGCTTAACTTTGTGTGCTCGAGGGACCTCAGCACACAGGCCCATAAAACAGCCATGAAAATGGTGATGTCAGTCTTCCTCCTCATcatggttcattttttttccgtACAATTGGTAAATTGGTTGTTATTTGTGTACTCTGACAACGAGTTCATAAAGTTCCTCATGTTAGCAGTATATGTCTTTCCCTCCGGCCACTCATTTATTTTGATTCTGGGAAGCAACAAACTAAGACAGAGAGCCTTGAAGGTACTGAGGCATCAAAAagctttgaaaagagaaaatccaTTGCCTTTACAGATACGCTTTCAAGAgtcttttcaaagataa